Part of the Salinigranum rubrum genome is shown below.
ATCACCGACGTTCCCGAGGAGAGCCTCGACGCACTCCTCGAAGAGCCGCTTCTGGAGAACTACTCGCCGGAGCCCCACCCGTTCATGCGGGGCTCCGTCGCCTGCACGGGGACGGAGTTCTGCTCGCTCTCCATCGTCGAGACGAAGAACCGCCAGGTGCGCTACGCGCGCTGGCTGAAGGACAACGTCGAACTCCCCGAAGGCGTCGAGAACTTCCACATCCACCTCTCGGGCTGTACCGCATCCTGCGCCCAGCCGCAGATCGCCGACATCTCCCTGCGGGGGATGAAGACCCGGAAGGACGGCGAACCGGTGGAGGCGCTCGACATCGGTCTCGGCGGTGGTCTCGGCGAGAACCCACGCTTCACCCAGTGGGTCACCCAGCGCGTTCCCGTCGACGAGGTCCCCGGAGCCATCCGGAACCTGCTCGCGAACTTCGAGGAGCATCGAGAGGGCGGCGAGACGTTCCGCGAGTTCGTCGAACGCCACGAGGACGACGAGGAGTTCCTCGACTCGCTCGTCGAACCCGAAGAGACCGACTACGACGACCCGATGATGCACAACACGAAGATGACCTGGTACCCGTACGCCGAGGACGACGACATGGGCGCCTCGCCCGCACCGACAGACCGCGACGGGGCCCCGCTCCCGGCCGACGACTGAACTGTCCTCCGACCGCTCTGCCCCTTCGGGACCGGACGACTCGTTCACTTCCGTCGGCACGTTGACGTTCGCCGACGACGTGTTTCTCTACATGTCGTCACCGCTCTCCCGCGAGGCAGTCGTCGACTCGCGCACGCAGGCCGCGGCGCTCGTCGGCACGGGAATCGGCCTCTGGTTTCTCGCGACGCTCGCGTTCTTGTTCGTCGGCCAGGTGCTGCTCCCGCCCGACGACGGCGGCCGGGTCGCGCTCGTGTTCGTCGCCACGGTCCCGGTGATGGCCATGCTGGCGTTCGCCGTCTACTCGCTCTTCGACGTTCCACCCGACCGACGGCTCACGGCCGCGACGCTGCTCGTTCTCCCCGGGATGGTCCTCGACGCCGTCGCCGTCACGGCGTTCGAGACCGTCTTCACCAACATGGCGCCGTCGGTCGGTTCGACGTTCGGCGGTCTCCTCCTGCTCGCGTACGCATCGGTCCTCCTCACCGGTGTCGTCCCCCTGACGTACGTCGGTGGAACGGACGAGACGGGGAGGGGAACGGCGGAGCCAGTGAACGACGGGACGGGAGAACGAAGCGGCAACGACACGATGGGCGAGGGATGACGGGGGACGACGAGACGTGGCGTATGTTTCGCGCGGGGCGGACGCGACACGCCTTTGGCGGCGCGTCACCCACCCTCTCGCATGCCAGACCGGCTCCTGAAGATCAACGCGTACACCACCTTCGACATGTTGGACGGCTCGGCGCAGGGGCACGACTTCGACGAGGAGGCGTTCGCCGTCCTCAACGTCACGGCTCCCAGAAGAGACCCCGACCACGTGACGCTCGAACTCGAACTGGACAACACCCAGCTAGAGACGCTTCCGGCACACGCCGACCGGGTGACGCTCTCGGCGGCGCAGGCACGCGAACTCGCCGACGAACTCGAGGAGTACGCCGCCAGGGTCGAGGCAGCCGAGGAGTGACCGCATCCCGCGTCGACGGCGTCGGCGCACCTGTTCCGCCGTGAACGGACAGCATCGTCGTGTGGCGTGCGAACCCGAGTGTTGTCGAATACTCTCATACTTTTCGGTCGAATCGACGACTACTTCACGGCAAATCCCCTCTTTCAATTGAGAAGCGACAGTGATTCCGATATCCTTCCTCCCGTCTCGCACCGACGCTCGACCATCCACCGCCCGCGCGGCGACACACCGAACAGTCGCCGCGTGGGGGGTGGGCAAATGAGTCGTCGCGCCGCGCTCTGCTTCGCCCTGACCGCGTTCTGCTTCGGCACCTCGTTCGTCGGTATCGAAGCCGGCCTCGTGTCGCTCCCGCCCGTGCTGTTCGCCGCCTTCCGCGTCGACGTCGCCGCCGTCGTCCTCCTCGCGTACGCGTGGTACCGGTACGACGCGTGGCGGCCCCGCTCTCGCGCGGACGTCCTCGGCGTGGTCGCCAGCGGCCTCCTCGTCGTGGTCGCCAACAACGTCCTCCTGTTCGTCGGTCAGACGACCACGTCCGGCAACGCGGGCGCAGTCGTCTACGGACTGATGCCCGTCGTCGCGCCGGCGTTCGCGGTCTTCTTGCTCCGCGACGAGCGGGTGTCGCTCGCGGACGCCGCCGGCCTCCTCCTGGGACTCACCGGCGTCGTCGTCATCGTCCAGCCCGACCCGGCGAACCTCGTCGGGAGCGCGGGGCAGGGCCTCGTCGCATGCGCGGCCGTCTGTGTCGCGCTCGGGAGCGTCCTCCTCCGCCGCATCAGCCCGACGATGCCGACGCTGGCGCTGACGGGGTGGTCGATGGCGCTCGCTGCGCCCGTGGTTCACGGCGTGAGCCTCGGACTGAACGAGTCGGCCCCCGTCGCGTGGACGCCCGACGTACTGGGTGCGGTACTCTACGTCGGCCTCGTCGGGACGGCCGTGGCGTACCCCGCGTACTACGCGCTCATCGGCGCGGTGGGGCCGGTGCGGGCGAACCTCACGGCGTACGCGATGCCGGTCGTGGCCGCCCT
Proteins encoded:
- a CDS encoding DUF6360 family protein yields the protein MPDRLLKINAYTTFDMLDGSAQGHDFDEEAFAVLNVTAPRRDPDHVTLELELDNTQLETLPAHADRVTLSAAQARELADELEEYAARVEAAEE
- a CDS encoding DMT family transporter; its protein translation is MSRRAALCFALTAFCFGTSFVGIEAGLVSLPPVLFAAFRVDVAAVVLLAYAWYRYDAWRPRSRADVLGVVASGLLVVVANNVLLFVGQTTTSGNAGAVVYGLMPVVAPAFAVFLLRDERVSLADAAGLLLGLTGVVVIVQPDPANLVGSAGQGLVACAAVCVALGSVLLRRISPTMPTLALTGWSMALAAPVVHGVSLGLNESAPVAWTPDVLGAVLYVGLVGTAVAYPAYYALIGAVGPVRANLTAYAMPVVAALTGWAVLGETVAPETGVGFVVVFAGFAVVQRRALVEGLRDWLGRDVEVSAFEGSFEAVDD
- a CDS encoding DUF5367 family protein; this translates as MSSPLSREAVVDSRTQAAALVGTGIGLWFLATLAFLFVGQVLLPPDDGGRVALVFVATVPVMAMLAFAVYSLFDVPPDRRLTAATLLVLPGMVLDAVAVTAFETVFTNMAPSVGSTFGGLLLLAYASVLLTGVVPLTYVGGTDETGRGTAEPVNDGTGERSGNDTMGEG